The DNA sequence GCATCTTTAAACGTAGTTGGTGTGACGCATTATAACAATTCATTAGAACTCAATTTAAGACTTATAACCGGTCCTCCCGTGAATCTGGAGCGGGTCAGGTTTAAGGGGCTTTCCAAAACGTCTCCCGATTTTGTTGAAAAATTATCGGGGCTTAAAGCTGGAGATGCCTTAATTTTCTCTAATATCGAAAGCGCCGCTGAAAAAATAAGTAATAGCGGATTTTTGTCTATTGACACAATTCCATCGGTAATCCCAAATCAGAATTATGATGGGGTAGAACTGACATTCATCTTATCTGAGTTGAAAAGTAACCAGATTGAATTTGCCGGAGGTTATTTGCCCGGACGGGGCGACCGGGACGGTGAGTTTGTCGGCTATTTGAATTTCAAATCGAAGAACATTTTTGGCGGCGGTCGCCGAATTGATTTGTTGCTTGACCGAAAAGACAGACTGTCGTCAAGAATCGAATTCGGGTATCTTCAGCCGGTATTTACTCCTGATTTATTGGAAATTTCCGGGCGTTTTCGTCAAATTGATAACGGTGATTTTTACCATCTGTTTTCAATCGAAGGGGCTCTCACGATTCAGATCAGAAAACATACTAAATTATCAGGTGCGATTTCATGGACGAAAACCGAAGCTCAAAATATGTTACAAGCGCCTTCTCGGGCGTGGACAGGGGAGTTTTCTTATCAGTATTCCAATCTTGATGACGCACTGAATCCATCGAAGGGGAGTTCGCTCGGCGGGAGTATTTCATATATTCGCAGGGTAAGCTGGCCCGATACCGTCGCGACAGGTGTTATCAATAACGACAGCAAAGTTTCCATTTCGGCTGATAATTTTATACCTCTTACAAATCATATAGTATTTCGCTTGAATTTTGAAAATCGGATATATATTACTTCCCGTGACCTCATTGATTTCTCGGAGCAATTTAAGCTCGGGGGATACGGATCATTGAGAGGATATCGGCAGGAACAGTTTGCCGGACGACGCGTAGCCCTTGGGCAGGCGGAATTGCGCTACCGACCCTCTACCGCCGCA is a window from the Candidatus Zixiibacteriota bacterium genome containing:
- a CDS encoding BamA/TamA family outer membrane protein, encoding MKIENLNLPEEVSWLRYSNFILYISACICLCMNISANQFAVEYTGDMPDTFVKTGIEKIIANIKRDRATDTLGEFLISSGYLNNQISINDSTITIIAGPVYYVDLINLEIIKSDGEKISKQINQLTDVIASRENIESIKSEILDEYQDEGYFFASLNVVGVTHYNNSLELNLRLITGPPVNLERVRFKGLSKTSPDFVEKLSGLKAGDALIFSNIESAAEKISNSGFLSIDTIPSVIPNQNYDGVELTFILSELKSNQIEFAGGYLPGRGDRDGEFVGYLNFKSKNIFGGGRRIDLLLDRKDRLSSRIEFGYLQPVFTPDLLEISGRFRQIDNGDFYHLFSIEGALTIQIRKHTKLSGAISWTKTEAQNMLQAPSRAWTGEFSYQYSNLDDALNPSKGSSLGGSISYIRRVSWPDTVATGVINNDSKVSISADNFIPLTNHIVFRLNFENRIYITSRDLIDFSEQFKLGGYGSLRGYRQEQFAGRRVALGQAELRYRPSTAASLYIFSDIGYIYSLKLSPGSDLINEELLKPGFGAGIFAAKSNTSVTLEAGWGENDNLGQGKLHFGLRTKF